One window from the genome of Deltaproteobacteria bacterium encodes:
- a CDS encoding nucleotidyltransferase domain-containing protein produces MEKPGLPGYGARGTPIRMPVADKQLEQLLSKAREDSEVLAVLLFGSVARGEQTAGSDVDVCVFLQSGKYDSLTLSRKKLAYLQGNDLDVHVFQQLPLYVRHRVLKEGKVIFARDLDALYTLAFRTAQEFEDFKPICRAYLAEVARGGS; encoded by the coding sequence ATGGAGAAGCCCGGCTTGCCTGGTTATGGAGCCCGTGGTACCCCCATACGCATGCCGGTGGCAGACAAACAACTTGAGCAACTCCTCAGCAAAGCCCGAGAAGATAGTGAGGTTCTCGCTGTCTTGCTGTTTGGTAGCGTTGCTCGTGGTGAGCAAACTGCGGGTTCAGACGTGGATGTGTGTGTATTTCTCCAGTCGGGTAAATACGACTCGCTCACGCTGTCGCGCAAGAAGTTAGCATACCTGCAGGGGAACGACCTTGATGTCCACGTATTCCAACAGCTTCCCCTCTATGTCCGCCATCGTGTGTTGAAAGAAGGAAAAGTCATATTTGCGAGAGACCTCGACGCACTCTATACATTGGCCTTTCGCACAGCCCAAGAGTTTGAAGACTTTAAGCCGATTTGCCGTGCGTACCTTGCGGAGGTGGCACGTGGTGGATCGTGA
- a CDS encoding WD40 repeat domain-containing protein, whose protein sequence is MNLASQTFTSGNSGRGNEILNMYLPEGNNSADAHLRGFYWYHLWKLHHQEKTTLTGHTNLVNAVAFSPDGQILASASRDQTLKLWDVRTRQALATLTGHTNAVMAVAFRPDGQTLASASRDQTLTLWDVRTRQARATLKGHTDSVTDVAFSPDGQTLASASDDETLKLWDVRTRQELATLKGHTKAVADVAFSPDGKTLASGGTDETIRLYVAATDEEVERQRNK, encoded by the coding sequence TCTCCCTGAGGGGAACAACTCTGCAGATGCGCATTTGCGAGGATTCTATTGGTATCACCTATGGAAACTGCACCATCAGGAGAAAACCACGCTTACGGGCCATACCAACTTGGTGAATGCCGTAGCCTTTAGTCCCGATGGCCAGATCCTCGCCTCCGCCAGTAGGGATCAGACCCTCAAGCTCTGGGATGTCCGCACGCGCCAGGCACTCGCCACCCTCACAGGCCATACCAACGCGGTGATGGCCGTGGCCTTTAGGCCCGATGGCCAGACCCTCGCCTCCGCCAGTAGGGATCAGACCCTCACGCTCTGGGATGTCCGCACGCGCCAGGCACGCGCCACCCTCAAAGGGCATACCGACTCGGTGACGGACGTGGCCTTTAGTCCCGATGGCCAGACCCTCGCCTCCGCCAGTGACGATGAGACCCTCAAGCTCTGGGATGTCCGCACCCGCCAGGAACTCGCCACCCTCAAGGGGCATACCAAGGCGGTGGCGGACGTGGCCTTTAGTCCCGATGGGAAGACGCTCGCCTCAGGTGGTACGGATGAAACGATACGATTGTATGTCGCCGCGACGGATGAGGAAGTGGAACGGCAACGAAACAAGTAG